The DNA sequence ACGGGCCTTCCGGCACCCGGCTCAGCCGCCGGTCAGCAGCTCCAGCAGATCCTTGGCGCTCTCGCACCTGTCGAAGAGCTGGCCGACGTGCGCGCGGGTGCCCCGCTCGGGCTCCATCATCGGCACCCGGACCAGCGACTCCCGACCCACGTCGAAGATGACCGAGTCCCAACTCGCGGCGACCACCTCGGAGGCGTACTGGGCCAGGCACCGGCCGCGGAAGTAGGCCCGGGTGTCCTCCGGCGGCTCGGTCATCGCGGTGCGGGTCTGCTCTTCGGTGAGCAGCGTCTTCATCGAGCCGCGCTGGACCAGCCGGTGGTAGAGGCCCTTCTCCGGCCGGACGTCGGAGTACTGCAGGTCGACCAGTTGCAGCTTGTGCGAGCCCCAGCCGAGCTTCTCCCGCTCCCGGTAGCCCTCCAGCACCCGCAGCTTGGCCACCCAGTCCAACTCGTCGGCGCACTCGAAGGCGTCACGGCCGAGCCGGTCCAGCACGCTCTCCCAGCGGTCCAGGACGTCGGCGGTCTGCGCGTCCACGTCGGGGCCGTACCGGGCGTCCACGAAGGAACGGACCCGTTCCAGGTAGGCCCACTGCACGTCCAGCGCGGTGAGCCGGCGACCGTCGCGCATCCGCATCAGGTGCTTCAGCGACGGATCGTGGCTGACCGCGCGCAGCTCGCCCACCGGGTCCGCGATGCCCAGGTCGGCGCCGAGCGCCTTCTCCTCGATCATCGCGAGGATCAGCGACGTGGTGCCGACCTTGAGGAACGTGGAGATCTCGGAGAGATTGGCGTCGCCGATGATGACGTGCAGGCGGCGGTACTTGTCGGCGTCCGCGTGCGGCTCGTCGCGGGTGTTGATGATGGGCCGCTTGAGCGTGGTCTCCAGTCCGACCTCGACCTCGAAGAAGTCAGCACGTTGGGAGATCTGGAAGCCGCTCTGGCCGCCGTCCTGGCCGATGCCCACGCGGCCGGCGCCGCAGACGATCTGCCGGGTCACGAAGAACGGCGTCAGGTACGCCACGATGTCGGCGAACGGCGTCTGCCGGCGCATCAGGTAGTTCTCGTGCGCGCCGTAGCTGGCGCCCTTGTTGTCGGTGTTGTTCTTGTAGAGGTGGATCGGTTGGGTGCCCGGGATGGTGGCGGCCCGCCGGGCCGCCTCGGCCATCACCCGCTCGCCCGCCTTGTCCCAGCGGACCACGTCGAGCGGGGTGGTCACCTCCGGGGTGGAGTATTCGGGGTGGGCGTGGTCGACGTAGAGCCGGGCGCCGTTGGTGAGTATCACGTTGGCCAGCCCGAGGTCCTCGTCGGCGAGCGCCTCGGCCGGGTCGTACGCCGCCCCGGAGTAGGTGAATCCCCGGGCGTCGCGCAGCGGCGACTCCTCCTCGTAGTCCCAGCGGGCGCGTCCGCCCCGGTTGAGTTCCGGTCGCGCCCCGTAGGCGTTGACCACCTGCGAGGAGGTGACCATCGGGTTGGCTCCGGCCTGGCCGGGCACGGAGATGCCGTACTCGACCTCGGTGCCCATGATCCGTCTGACGCTCATCGACCTGCCCGCTCCGCTCGCCGTCCCGGTCCCCGTCACGTCGAGCGTAGTCGGCACATCGACGCCAGGTGGCGTGCCGGGCTCCCGGCGGGCGGGGTGGCGTGGCGGGCGGGACGGCCGGAGCAGGGGTTTCTCCGTCCGGCGGCCCCGTCACGACCGGCCGAAGCAGTTCCTCAAGGGGCGCGCCCGCTCCGGGTGCCCGGGACACGACCGACCGGGGCGGCGCCGGTGTGGCGCCGCCCCGGTCGGGGTCGAACTCAGAGGTACTGGCCGGTGTTGCTGGCGGTCTCGATGGACCGGCCGGCCTCGGTGCCCTTGCCGCCGGAGACGAGCGTGCGGATGTAGACGATCCGCTCGCCCTTCTTGCCGGAGATGCGGGCCCAGTCGTCCGGGTTGGTGGTGTTGGGCAGGTCCTCGTTCTCCCGGAACTCGTCGACGCACGCGTCGAGCAGGTGCTGCAACCGCAGCCCCTTG is a window from the Micromonospora sp. DSM 45708 genome containing:
- the dop gene encoding depupylase/deamidase Dop, which produces MSVRRIMGTEVEYGISVPGQAGANPMVTSSQVVNAYGARPELNRGGRARWDYEEESPLRDARGFTYSGAAYDPAEALADEDLGLANVILTNGARLYVDHAHPEYSTPEVTTPLDVVRWDKAGERVMAEAARRAATIPGTQPIHLYKNNTDNKGASYGAHENYLMRRQTPFADIVAYLTPFFVTRQIVCGAGRVGIGQDGGQSGFQISQRADFFEVEVGLETTLKRPIINTRDEPHADADKYRRLHVIIGDANLSEISTFLKVGTTSLILAMIEEKALGADLGIADPVGELRAVSHDPSLKHLMRMRDGRRLTALDVQWAYLERVRSFVDARYGPDVDAQTADVLDRWESVLDRLGRDAFECADELDWVAKLRVLEGYREREKLGWGSHKLQLVDLQYSDVRPEKGLYHRLVQRGSMKTLLTEEQTRTAMTEPPEDTRAYFRGRCLAQYASEVVAASWDSVIFDVGRESLVRVPMMEPERGTRAHVGQLFDRCESAKDLLELLTGG